One Nocardia huaxiensis genomic window, TGATCGTGGCCGGCGGCGTGGAGGGCTACATCAATGCCGTTGCGGTAGCGGGCTTCACGATGGCGCGGGCCCTGAGCTCCCGCATCGGCGAGCCCGAGCGCGCCTCGCGGCCGTTCGACCGGGACCGGGACGGATTCGTCTTCGGCGAGGCCGCCGCACTGCTGCTGGTGGAATCCGAGGACCACGCCCTGGCACGCGGGGCCAAGCCGCTGGCCCGGCTGCTCGGCGCGGGTCTGACCGCCGACGGCTACCACATGGTCGCACCCGATCCGGAGGGCCTGGGCTGCGCCCGCGCCATGCGCCGCGCCATCGAGACCGCCGGCGTGAGCCGCACCGAGGTCGACTCGGTCAACGCGCACGCCACCGGCACCACCATCGGAGATCTGGCCGAGGCCAAGGGAATCGCCGCCGCCGTGGGCACCCACGCGGCGGTGTACGCGCCGAAGTCCGCTCTGGGGCATTCGGTCGGCGCGGTCGGCGCGCTGGAGGCGGTGCTGTCCGTGCTCACCCTGCGCGACCAGGTGATTCCGGCGACCCTCAACCTCGACAATCAGGATCCGGAGATCGACCTGGATGTGGTGCATTCCAAGCCGCGCTACGGTCAGGTCGACTACGTGCTGAACAACTCCTTCGGCTTCGGCGGGCACAATGCCGCCGTGCTGTTCGGAAAGTACTGACGCACAGCGGTGTTCGGGTAGGGCCGCGCTGGGGGCGGCCCTGCCCGATCACTCCCGCCGCTGGGCCCGCTGGTCCAGTTTCCGGTCCAGGTAGGCGTCGACGCGCCCGAGCACCTTGGGCAGCACCCGCCCGCGCAGCCCGGTGATGTTGTCGTTCTGGAAGAATCGCGCCGCCAGCCGCGCCCCGCCGGGTGACACCCGCGTCGCCACATACAGCGCCCGCGCCTCGATGGGCGTCGGCACCACCGCGGGATTGCGCGCGGCCACCCGCACGATGGTCCGCGCGATGCTGTCCGGGCTGTGCGCCGCGAACCGCTGCGCCAGCGACGAAAGGCTCAGCGTGCGAACGGCTTCCGCCTGCCGGGCGCCGTCGGCGTCCGCCTCGTCGTAGATGCCGGTGTCGACCAGCGCGGGACAGACGGCGATGACTCCCACACCGGTCCCGGCGAATTCGAGCCGCAACCCCTCGGTGAGCATCTGCGCGGCGGCCTTGGTGGTGCAGTACGGCGTGCTCAGCGGAATCGGCGCGAAGGCCGCCACCGAGGTGACATTGATGATCCGCCCGCCCCGCCCGGACTCCACCATGTGCCGGCCGAAGTAGGTCGACCCGTGCACCAGCCCCCACACGTTCACGCCCAGCAACCGGTCCCAATCGTCGAGCGAATGCTCGAGAAACGGCCCGGCCGTGATGAATCCGGCATTGTTCACCAGCACCCGGGGGGTGCCGAATTCGGACCGCACATCGTCGGCGAAGTTCTCCATGGCCGCGCCGTCGGCCACATCCACCGCGTACGGCGTCGCGTCACCGCCGAATTCGCCGATGGCCTCCACGGTCTGGTCGGCGCGTTCCTTGTCGATGTCCGCGACGACCACGATCGCGCGCTTGCGCGCGAATCGCAGGGCCGTCGCGCGGCCGATGCCGCCACCAGCACCGGTGATCACGACAACCTCGTTGTCGAAGACTGTCATTGCGGTCCCCTCGCGTCCACCCGAGCCGCACACCTGGCGCCTGCTGTCCCAGACAGTGTACACTCCAGATGTCCAGGGCGAGGAGCAGATTCGACGTGAAACCCTTCCATCCGGGGGTCGCGGTGGTGACCGGGGCCGGCAGCGGCATCGGCCGCGGCACCGCCAAAGCGCTGGCGCGCCACGGCGCCGAGGTGATTGTCGCCGACATCAACTTCGCGACCGCCAAAGACACTGTGGCACAGATCCGTTCGGCGGGCGGACTGGCCTACCCGTACGCCCTCGATGTCGCCGACACCTCCTCCATGCGGGACTTCGCCGACTATGTGAAGCGCAATCACGGCGTCCCCGACGTGGTGGTGAACAATGCCGGAATCCTGGTCGCCGGACCGTTTCTCGATATCCGGCACACCGATCTGCGGCGCATCCTGGACGTCAATCTGACCGCGATGGTCTACGGCTGCCGCCTGTTCGGGGCGCAGATGGCCGAGCGCGGCCGCGGCGGGCACCTGGTGAACATCTCCTCGCCCGTCGGGTTCCTGCCGGTGCGCCTCGGCACACCGTTCTCCGTGACCAATGCCGCCGTCACACATTTCAGCCAGACGCTGCGGGTGGAGCTGGCGCCGCGGGACATTCGCGTGACGGTGGTCTGCCCGGGGCTGATCGCCACGAATCTGCCCGCCACCGCGGTCATGGCCTCGCTGACGCCCGAGCAGGTGGCCATCACCCGGCAGATCACGGTCAAGGCCATGACCCTGTTCGGCATGCATCCGGACCGGGCGGGCGAGCGGATCGTCGAGGCGGTCCGGCGCAATCGGGCCATCGTCCCCATGCGCCCGGAAGCCTGGCTGGCCTACTGGATCTCGCGGGCCTTCCCGCGCACCGCACGCCTGGCCATGCGGATTGCGACCGGTCCGGAAATCGAGCGAATCGTCCGGTTCGCCATCGATCATCCGGCGGTTCTCGGCATTGCCCGCGAGGCGGGCGAGCTCATGCCGTACCGTCGCGGACTGCAAACCTATTGGGAGCCACCGGACTACGACCAACCGGTCGCTCCGCCGATACCGCTGAGGAGATGAGGGTCCATGGCCGAGCAGCCGAATCCGCCCGGGGCAGAAGCACAGGATTCACCCGCCGCCGAACCCCCGGAACGCCGGAATCTGGTCATCCTGGCGGTCATGGCGCTGGCCGTCATCGGAGCGTTGGTCGCCGCCGCGATGGTCGCCGCGGGCTGACCGCCCCGGCCGCGCACCGGGCGGCGAGCCGTCATGCCGTGGCGGTGCGGCTGTCCGCGAACTCGTGCGCGCCGGGCGCTCCGAGGACCAGCTCCTCGAACCGCGCGACCACCTTCTCGAGGTACATACCGAAGAGATCCTCGAACAATGTCAGCTGCGCCTGCGACGGCCCGCTGCCGGACTCCCACACCGCCAGCAGCGCCTGCCACACCAGCACATGCAGATCCGCCGAGACCGCGTAGTGTGCCTCGACCGCCTGCGGCACCTCCGACAGCAGCTCGCCGAGCGAGTTGAGCACCGCGCGCTGCATGTCCTGGCCGAGTTCGGTGAGCAGCCGGCGCACCAGGCCCACCTCCACGGCGAGCAGCCGGGCATGATCGGGCGTCGCGGCGCGCGCCAGGTTCTCGAGTTCCTCGAGGTCGGCGCGCAGCTCCGGCAGCGCCCCGCCCTGGCCGTTCTCGGTGTAGGCGAGCAGCGCGTCGAGCACGATGGCGCGCTCGGTGTCGACGATGTCGCGGAACATCTCGGCCGCGAGTTCGGGTGCGGGCACGGACAATCGGAACAATCGCCGGTACACCTCCACGCCACCGGCCCGCCGCACATCGCGCACGGTGAAGCCGCGACCCCGGTGCGCGTCCACGAATCCGTAGGATTCGAGCCGGCCCAGAACCAGCTGGGCGGTCGCGCGGTTCATGGCGAATTCCTCGGCGACCTGGCGGACGGACGGCATCAGGTCACCGGGCGCGAGCTCACCGATCACCACGCGGCGAGCGAGCTCGTCCGCCACATCGGCGACGACCGTCTGGGCACCCATCGTGTCACCTTTCGACAACTTTCGAATATGTCCCAGACAGTTTAGGCTCTCATATGCCAAACTGCACGTGCGCCCACCGTGGCGCGGCGCACACGATGGGGTGAGCATGTCGATGCGATGGAGCCGGGGGCGGCAGGGGGATGCGGGCGTCGTCCCGGCGCGAAAACTGGTCCGCAACGCCAAGATCGCCACCCTGCCGGTCGCCTACGCGGGACGCCAGGCCGCAGGAGCCGGAAAACGAGCCCTGGGCCGCTCCCCCATGGAGATCGATCTCGACATCCAGATGCGCACGGCCCAGCACATTTTCGAGGTGCTCGGCGAATTGAAGGGCTGCGCAACCAAATTGGGGCAGGTGCTGTCCATCTACGAGCTCGCGTTGCCGAGCGGGCTCGCCGAACCGTATCGGGCGGCGCTGGCCCGCCTGCAGGATTCCGCACCGGTCATGCTGCCCGACACCGTCCGCACGGTCATGGCCGCGGCGCTCGGCGACAGCTGGCAGTGGTACTTCAAGGAGTTCGACGACCGCCGCGCGGCCGGGGCCTCCATCGGGCAGGTGCATCGCGGGGTGTGGTGCGACGGGCGGCCCGCCGCGGTGAAACTCATGTACCCGGGCGCGCGCACGGCCGTGCTCGGCGATCTCGATCAGCTGCGCCGAATCTCCGTGCTGGCGAGCGTGTTCTTTCCCGCCGCCGACGTGAAGGACCTGACCGAGGCCATGTGCGCCTCCATCGCCGAGGAGCTCGACTACGCGGCCGAGGCCCGGCATCAGCAGCACTTCGCCGAGGTCTACGCCGATGATCCGGATTTCGTCGTCCCGCGGGTGATCACCCAGCAGGGCGATGTGATCGTCAGCGAATGGCTTTCCGGCACACCGGTTCCCCGCATTCTCGAGTCCGGCGCCCCCGAGGAGCGCAGCCGGGTCGGCATGCTGATCATGCGCTTCGTGCTCTCGTCATGGGTGCGCACCGGGCTGCTCTACTGCGATCCGCATCCCGGCAATTTCCGGGTGCTGCCCGACGGCCGGCTCGGGGTGGTCGACTTCGGCGCCTGTGTGGCCTGGCCGCCCGCCGACTTCGGCGACCTGCTGTCCGACATCGTGGGCGCGACCCTCGACGGCGGCCCCGAGCGCCTCGAAATCGCCTTTCGCACACACGGTTTCGCCACCACCGGGCGGCCCCTGGACATCCAGGCGCTCTACGAGGCGATGACCCTCATGCTCGAGCCGCTCACCGCTCCCGTCTCCCGGATCGACACCGGCTGGCTGGGCGAGCAGGTGCGCCGCTTCATGGATCCCCGGCTGTCCAATGCCAATCGGCAGCTGACGGCCGATCCCGAGCTCGCGCCGTTCGGACGCGCCATGGTGACCGCCATGGGCGTGGTGGCACAGCTGGGCACCGAGGGTCCGGTCCGCGCCGAATTCGCCCGCTGGTCACCGGAAATCGCGGCGGTGCTGGAACGCCACGACAGCCGCCGGGCCCAGCCCACCGATCTGGGTATCGTGCGGCAGTTGCGCGCGGCCGAACCCCGGCGGCGGATCTCGATCGTCAGCTGACCCTTCCGCAGCCGAAAGATCCTGCGACCGAACGGTTCCCAGCGTTCCGGCCGCGGCGCGCTCCTCATGGCGGCGCACGATCTCGGCCAGCCCGCCCCACCAGCTGAGCAGCTCGCCGCGAATGCCGTCGGTGCCCAGCTGACACAGCAGGCCGAAGCCGGTGACCAGCGTGCGCGCCATGGCGGTGAGCTCGGGCGGCAGCGTCATCTGCCGGAACACATTCGACAGCCGGATCTCGGTGATCGTCGCGACCTGGGCGCGCAGCCAGTCGTCGGACAGCCGGAAATCGTCCCGCAGCAGGACATCCAGGAACGGCGCGACGATCCGAAGCAGCTCCCGCACCTCGAAATCCGCGTCCGGGCGCACGAATCCGTTCGCGCGCAGCGCCGCTTCCACGTCGGCGGGCGTGCCGTTGTAGAGCGCGTCGCCGATCTCGACGACCATGCGCGGAAAGCCGCGCGGATACGGTTCGCAGGCGCCGAAATCCACCACGCCGAGCCGGCCGTCGGGCAGCAGCAGGAAATTGCCGGGGTGCACATCGGTGTAGAGCAGATGGCAGCGATGCCGCACCGTCTCGATGAACCGCACCGAGGCCAGGCCCAGCCGGGAGCGTTCCGCGGGCGCGGCGGTCACGACCAACCGGCTCACGGGCGTGCCGCGCAGCCACTCGCTGATCAGCACCTCGCCGGTGTGCGCGAGCACGCTCGGCACCACGAACTCCGGATCCCCCGCCAGCGCGTCCGCGACGAGCTGCTGGGTGGCGGCCTCACGCGGATAGTCGAGTTCGTCGACCACGAGCGCGCACACCATCTCGACGATGGCCCGCACATCGGCCCCGGGCAGGAGCGCCCCGATGACGCCCGAAAGGCTGCGCAGCAGTTTCAGGTCCGCTGCCACCGCCTCGTGCCCGCCCGGGAACATGATCTTCACCGCGACCTCGCGCCCGTCGTGCCAGACGGCGTGATGCACCTGGCCCAGGGAGGCCGCGGCGGCGGGCCGATCGTCGAACTCGCGGAACCGGGTTCGCCATTCGGGTCCGAGGTTGCGCGCCAGCACCTGATGCACCAGGCCGGGCAGCATGGGCGGCGCGGAATCCTGCAGGCGGCTCAGGGCGGTGCCGACGACCTCGGCGAATTCCCGCGGCACGATCGAGGGCAGGACCGAGCGATACATCGCCGCCATCTGCCCGATCTTGGCCAGGCAACCTTTCAGCTCACCCAGCACGTCCACCAGGTGCTCGGCCGTGCGCAGGTGAATGTCGAGTTCGATCTGCGCGGCGGGCTTTCCGGTCATGCGCTTGCCCAGGCCCACGGCCCGGCGGCCCGCGTAGGCGACGGGTAGTGCGGCGAGTTTGGTTTCGCGGCCGAGGCGGGTCGTCGGCATCGCCTGTGCCGGTGCGCCACGACCCCGGCCCGGGAAGCTGATCACCCGCGCTGTCGTCTCACCCGACTGAGTTCTCACCATCACCACCCACACTCCAACCTGGTGAGCAGTCTGGCACAAGATTGCGACGGGCGTTGAAAGGAAGTGTTTTCAAAAATGGGCCGGACGTACGACCCGCCGCACAGTGGACAGAATCCGCCAGATCACGGGAAAGCCTTGCCGCCCAGGACAATTCCGATAAACTCCGGCAGGGAGGTGGCGTCATGCCGAAGGTTCTTGTCATTACCGGGGATGCCGCCGAGGATCTCGAAGTCATGTATCCCTACCAGCGGCTGCTGGAAGAGGGCTACGAGGTCGATATCGCGGCGCCCACCCGGAAAACCCTGCAATTCGTCGTTCACGATTTCGTACCCGGATTCGACACCTACACCGAGAAACCCGGGCACACCTGGGCCGCCGATCTCGCATTCGCCGAAGTCGATCCGAGTTCCTATGCCGCACTGGTGATTCCGGGCGGACGGGCCCCGGAGTATTTGCGCGGCGACAAATACTGCCGGCAAATCGTGCAGTACTTCATCGACGCCAACAAACCCATCGCGGCGCTGTGCCACGGGCCGCTCATCCTGGCCGCCGCCGGCGTGCTCGCGGGCCGGACCACGAGCAGCTACCCCGCGCTGGAACCGGATATGACGGCGGCGGGCGCGCAGTGGGCGGATTCGCCCGCCCTGGTCGACGGCAACCTGGTGACGGGGCGGGCCTGGCCGGATCATCCGCAGTGGATGCGGGCGTTCATGACACTGCTGCGCAGCGTGGCGCCGCCGACTTCCTGAGCGGAGCGCGAGCGGGCGGTAGGCCCGCACGCGTGTCGTTCGCCGCGGGCGGCAAACGCCGGGTAACACTCAGCATCATGACTGATGTGTCCCGCCAGGACGATTCGCCCGAACTCGGACAGGGCGACTCGCCCGAGTCCCCGCAGCGCGATTCGTTCGTGGCGCGCGTGATCGGGCTGCTGCTGGCCGCCGAACGCGCGATTCGCCCGAACTATGTCGGCATGGTGGTGGCGGCGCTGTTCTTCATCTGGTCGGTGTCGCCGTCGCTGCTGCCGCGCACCTGGATCTTCCAGGGGCTGGTCAGCGGCATCAGCGCCATCATCGGCTACGGGGTGGGCTGCGTACTGGATTGGGCCTGGCGCAAATTCGTGCTGCCGCAGCTGCCCGCACCCTGGCGCGAGGCCAAGCTGTTCAATCTGCCGCAGGGCAGCAGCGATCTGCTGAAGGTGGTCACGCTGCTGGCGGTGTTCATCGGTCCCGCCATCGTGCTGACCCGCTCGGCGCGCTGGCAGCGCGATATCGAATCGGTCATGGGCATGAAGCTCACGCCCACACCCGGCTATCTGCGCACCGAGTTGCTGGGATTCGCGACCGTCGCGCTGGTGATCGGCGTCTTCCGCCTGCTGCGCTGGATGGTTCGCCGCATCACCCGCGCCCTGAATCTGGAACTGCGCATTCCACGGGCGATCGCGCTGCCGGGCGCGGTGGTGCTGGTGACGGTGTTCTGCGTGCTGCTGTTCCAGGGTGTGCTCGCGAAAGCCTTCTTCTCCGTGGCGAATTCGGCGTTCAGCGTGCGCAACAGCAATACCTCCGACTACGCCGTGCAACCGCAGCTGCCGGAGCGCTCGGGCAGCCCGGCCTCGCTGGCGCCGTGGAACACCCTGGGCTCCGAAGGACGCTGGTTCGTGTCGAACGCGCCCACGCGCGAACGCATCGCCGCCGTCACCGGTAAGCCCGCGATCGAACCGATCCGGGTGTACGCCGGACTGGAATCCGCGCCCACGCCCGAGGCCGTGGCCGAGCTCGTGGTCGCGGAACTCGATCGCACGCACGCCTTCGAGCGCAAGGTGCTGGTGGTGGTGACGACCACCGGCACCGGCTGGGTGGATTCCACCACCGCCGCGTCCATCGAGTACATGTACGGCGGCGACACCGCCATCGCGGCCACCCAGTACTCGTATCTGCCGAGCGTGCTGTCGTTCCTGTCGGACCGGCAGAAGGCCACCGAATCCGGCCGGCTGGTCATCCACGCGGTGCACGCGCGCTGGGCGCAGCTGCCGCCGGAGTCGCGCCCGAAGCTGCTCGTCTACGGCGAAAGCCTGGGCTCGCAGGGCTCGGAGGGCGCGTTCACCGGGCTCGACGACATTCGCACCCTCGTCGACGGCGTGCTGTGGGTGGGCCCGCCCAATTCCAATCGCATCTGGAGCGCCCTGGAGCAGCGCCGCGATCCGGGGACGCCGGAGATCCTGCCCATCTACGCGGACGGCCTCGTCGTCCGCTTCGCCGCGACCGCCGAGGATCTGAATCGGCCCAACGCCCAATGGATCTCACCGCGCATCGCCTATCTGCAGCACGCCTCCGACCCCATTGTCTGGTGGTCGCCGGACCTGCTGTTCGAACAACCCGACTGGCTGGCCGAACCGCGCGGCGCGGATGTCTCCAAATCCATGCGCTGGTGGCCCATCGTGACGTTCTGGCAGGTCAGCGCGGATCTGGCCAATGCGCAAGGGGTTCCGTCCGGGCACGGGCACCGCTACGGCACGCTGGTGCTCGACGGCTGGGTCGCCGTCGCCCAACCGGAAGGCTGGACAAACGACCTCGCCGATCGCATACGCCAAGCCCTCGACGAGGACATCGACTGGGAATACGCTCATAAATAGGAGCCACTCCGGCGCCGCGCAAAGCGACTCCCCGGTGCGGGTACAGCGGTTAATGTCGATCCTTACGGCCGCGATGCACACTGCGAATGTCCGCGACACCTCGAGGAGAGTCGATGGCGACGGCAACCCCCGCCGCAGCGAGACGAGCCCTTCCCACCGTCCGAAAAGCCCTGCCGACCCTCGTCGTCACCGTCGCGGTCACGGCCGCGGTGGTGTGGCAGTGGGAGGCGGTGGCGGAGGGCATCGCGACGCTGCTCGCCGCCGACCCGCGCTGGCTCGCCCTGGCGCTGCTGGCCACGCTCGCTCTCTGGCCCACCTCGGTGCTCATGCTGCGCGGCTCGATTCCGCAGGAAACGTGTTCACGCCGGCTGTTCGCGCTACAGCTGGCGTTCCCGGCGATCGGGCTCATTCCGGCCGCCAATCTGCTGATCCGCCTGCGGTTCCTGCGCCGGGAGGGCCTGAGCCACAGTGCGGCGCTGGCCTCCATCACGCTGTTCGGGTTCGCCGCGTTCGTGGTGCGCATTCCGCTCGTCCTCATCGCCGTGCTCGCCACACCCAGCCTCATGAGCCGCACCGGGGCGCAGCCGCCCTGGCACGATCTGGGCGCGCGCACCTCCGACACCTGGCACGGCCTGCTCGAAAACCCATGGCGCACAGCCGCGATCGCCGTCGGCGTGCTGCTGCTGGGCGGCGCTGTGCTGATCGCCGCCGCCGTATTCCTGTACCGCCGCTTCGTCGCCCGCGGCGGCTGGCGCGCGGCCCTGACCCGGCTGCGCGAGGCCCGCGCCAATGCCGCGGCCGCCTGGAAATCGGTGGCCGCCACCGCGCTCCGCCCCCGCCGCGCCGCCGCGCTGTGGCTGTGCGCGCTGCTGCAACCGCTGCTCATGGTGCTGGCGCTGTGGGCGGTGCTACAGGCCGTGGGCGCGCACATGCCGCTGACCGACGCCTTCGTGGTGCATCTGGTCACCGTGGCCCTGGCCCCGCTGCTGCCCTCCCCCAACGGTGTGGCCACCAAGGAGCTCACCCTGGCGGCGGGCCTGACCGCGGTGGCCGGGCTGGCCGGCGGCGTGGCCGTGGCCGCCGTGCTGGGATTCCGGCTGCTCACCTTCTGGAGCCAGATTCCGCTCGGGATCGCCTCTTTCGCCTGGCTGAGCCACCGCCGCGCCGTCTAGCGGCAATACTGGGGGCATGACCGAATCCACCGAACACACTGCGCCGGGCGACGCTTCGACCCGGATGCACGAGGCCGAGACCCGGCCGATGGTCGGGAGTTTCCGATTCTGGTTCACCAACCAGCGGTGGGAGTGGTCGCCCGAGGTCTACCGGATGCACGGGTATGAACCGGGCGAGATCGAACCCACCACCGAACTGCTGCTGGCGCACAAGCATCCCGACGATCGCAATCATGTCGCGGAGGCCATCGAACGATCCGTCGATCAGGGCGAGCCGTTCTCGAGCCGGCACCGCTTCGTGGATGTCACCGGCCGCGAACACAATGTCATGGTGGTCGCGGACCGGATCTTCGACGCCCATGGGAAACCGGTCGGCACCACCGGTTTCTATGTGGATCTGAGCGACACCTTCGCCGAGGCCGCCCGCACCACCCTCGACGCGCACATGCCCGAGCTGATCGAGGCCCGCGCGGTCATCGAACAGGCCAAGGGCGTGCTCATGCGGATGTATCGCATCAATGCCGAGCAGGCTTTCAAGGTGCTGGTGTGGCGGTCGCAGGAGACCAATACCAAACTGAAGGCGCTGGCGCAGCAGCTGATCACCGACCTGTCACAGGTCCCGCCGCCGCCGGCCGCCACGGTGGCCGCATTCGATCACATCCTGCTGACCGCGCACACGCGCATCCCGGCCGAGTGAATCAGGCCGGCGTGCACTCGATGCTCGAATACTTCGCCGCGCCACGCCATTCGGTGCGCGCGACCTTCTTGGCCTGAATCAGCCCCCGGGGCGCCTCGACGGTGACGGCGGGCAGCGTCTCACCGCTCCACGCCTCGGCGGTGCAGGTGTAGGTCGAGCCCGAGGCGTGCGCGGAACCCGCACCGGCCGTGGCGAACAGCGGAACCAGGACGAATACCGCAACCGGCAGACCGAGCAGATACTTGACGCGCACAGCGGCTCCTTCACACGATCATCGAGGTGAGCAAGGCCCAGATTCTTGCACGGCGATCACCGGCGCGCCGGATAGTCGACGATCTCGCTCCGGCCAATCCGCGCCAACTGGGCTTTCCCGCAGACAGATCCGCTCAGGGCATAGAACCGTTCTATGCATCCATCGGATCGCGGCCACTACTCGCGGGGTTCGCGCACGCCGATGCTGAATGCATGACCACCATGGCGTTCCGACACGAAACCCAGTACTCGACCCCTGGCGTGCAGTCCGGACCGTCCGGCGCGCAGCATGTCCAGCGCGACGACCACCGGCCGCTGCGGCATCTGGCCCCCAACTGGTTCGCCGCGGTGATGGGCACCGGCATCGTCGCCAATGCCGCCGCCACCCTCCCCCTGCAGTTCCCCGGCCTGCAGGCCGCCGCCACCGTGGTGTGGGGCCTCGCCTCGGCACTGCTGGTGATCCTGGCCGGCGTGTGGGTGCTGCACTGGCGGCGCTACCCCGACGCCGCCCGCTCGCACGGCTCGCATCCGGTGATGATGCAGTTCTACGGCGCTCCCCCCATGGCCCTGCTGACCGTCGGCGCCGGCACCCTGGTCCTCGGGCAGCGGGTGATCGGGCTCGGCGCCGCCCTGGCCGTGGACTGGGTGCTGTGGTCGGCCGGCACCGCCCTCGGACTGCTGACCGCCCTGGCCATCCCCTACCGCATGATCACCCGGCACAATTTCGATCCCGACGCCGCCTTCGGCGGCTGGCTCATGCCGGTGGTTCCCCCCATGGTCTCGGCCGCCACCGGTGCGCTGCTGATCCCCTACCTGCCTGCCGGGCAGCCCCGGGTCACCATGCTGGTCGGGTGCCTGGCCAT contains:
- a CDS encoding KasA/KasB family beta-ketoacyl-ACP synthase translates to MRTLDNFSTRYGGFRNVVITAVEITTSIAPDTEGTWQGLLSGASGIRALDDPEITATDLPPAIGGKLVADPTAELDRIRKRRMCYVQQMSYAMGKRLWHTAGAPEVDKDRLGVCIGTGLGGADAIVDARDAMGLGYRKVSPFAVPMSMPNGVSGVVGLEIGARASLVTPVSACASGCEALVHAWRSIVLGEADMIVAGGVEGYINAVAVAGFTMARALSSRIGEPERASRPFDRDRDGFVFGEAAALLLVESEDHALARGAKPLARLLGAGLTADGYHMVAPDPEGLGCARAMRRAIETAGVSRTEVDSVNAHATGTTIGDLAEAKGIAAAVGTHAAVYAPKSALGHSVGAVGALEAVLSVLTLRDQVIPATLNLDNQDPEIDLDVVHSKPRYGQVDYVLNNSFGFGGHNAAVLFGKY
- a CDS encoding SDR family NAD(P)-dependent oxidoreductase; translation: MTVFDNEVVVITGAGGGIGRATALRFARKRAIVVVADIDKERADQTVEAIGEFGGDATPYAVDVADGAAMENFADDVRSEFGTPRVLVNNAGFITAGPFLEHSLDDWDRLLGVNVWGLVHGSTYFGRHMVESGRGGRIINVTSVAAFAPIPLSTPYCTTKAAAQMLTEGLRLEFAGTGVGVIAVCPALVDTGIYDEADADGARQAEAVRTLSLSSLAQRFAAHSPDSIARTIVRVAARNPAVVPTPIEARALYVATRVSPGGARLAARFFQNDNITGLRGRVLPKVLGRVDAYLDRKLDQRAQRRE
- a CDS encoding SDR family NAD(P)-dependent oxidoreductase, coding for MSRARSRFDVKPFHPGVAVVTGAGSGIGRGTAKALARHGAEVIVADINFATAKDTVAQIRSAGGLAYPYALDVADTSSMRDFADYVKRNHGVPDVVVNNAGILVAGPFLDIRHTDLRRILDVNLTAMVYGCRLFGAQMAERGRGGHLVNISSPVGFLPVRLGTPFSVTNAAVTHFSQTLRVELAPRDIRVTVVCPGLIATNLPATAVMASLTPEQVAITRQITVKAMTLFGMHPDRAGERIVEAVRRNRAIVPMRPEAWLAYWISRAFPRTARLAMRIATGPEIERIVRFAIDHPAVLGIAREAGELMPYRRGLQTYWEPPDYDQPVAPPIPLRR
- a CDS encoding GntR family transcriptional regulator, whose translation is MGAQTVVADVADELARRVVIGELAPGDLMPSVRQVAEEFAMNRATAQLVLGRLESYGFVDAHRGRGFTVRDVRRAGGVEVYRRLFRLSVPAPELAAEMFRDIVDTERAIVLDALLAYTENGQGGALPELRADLEELENLARAATPDHARLLAVEVGLVRRLLTELGQDMQRAVLNSLGELLSEVPQAVEAHYAVSADLHVLVWQALLAVWESGSGPSQAQLTLFEDLFGMYLEKVVARFEELVLGAPGAHEFADSRTATA
- a CDS encoding ABC1 kinase family protein yields the protein MSMRWSRGRQGDAGVVPARKLVRNAKIATLPVAYAGRQAAGAGKRALGRSPMEIDLDIQMRTAQHIFEVLGELKGCATKLGQVLSIYELALPSGLAEPYRAALARLQDSAPVMLPDTVRTVMAAALGDSWQWYFKEFDDRRAAGASIGQVHRGVWCDGRPAAVKLMYPGARTAVLGDLDQLRRISVLASVFFPAADVKDLTEAMCASIAEELDYAAEARHQQHFAEVYADDPDFVVPRVITQQGDVIVSEWLSGTPVPRILESGAPEERSRVGMLIMRFVLSSWVRTGLLYCDPHPGNFRVLPDGRLGVVDFGACVAWPPADFGDLLSDIVGATLDGGPERLEIAFRTHGFATTGRPLDIQALYEAMTLMLEPLTAPVSRIDTGWLGEQVRRFMDPRLSNANRQLTADPELAPFGRAMVTAMGVVAQLGTEGPVRAEFARWSPEIAAVLERHDSRRAQPTDLGIVRQLRAAEPRRRISIVS
- a CDS encoding DJ-1/PfpI family protein is translated as MPKVLVITGDAAEDLEVMYPYQRLLEEGYEVDIAAPTRKTLQFVVHDFVPGFDTYTEKPGHTWAADLAFAEVDPSSYAALVIPGGRAPEYLRGDKYCRQIVQYFIDANKPIAALCHGPLILAAAGVLAGRTTSSYPALEPDMTAAGAQWADSPALVDGNLVTGRAWPDHPQWMRAFMTLLRSVAPPTS
- a CDS encoding alpha/beta hydrolase, coding for MTDVSRQDDSPELGQGDSPESPQRDSFVARVIGLLLAAERAIRPNYVGMVVAALFFIWSVSPSLLPRTWIFQGLVSGISAIIGYGVGCVLDWAWRKFVLPQLPAPWREAKLFNLPQGSSDLLKVVTLLAVFIGPAIVLTRSARWQRDIESVMGMKLTPTPGYLRTELLGFATVALVIGVFRLLRWMVRRITRALNLELRIPRAIALPGAVVLVTVFCVLLFQGVLAKAFFSVANSAFSVRNSNTSDYAVQPQLPERSGSPASLAPWNTLGSEGRWFVSNAPTRERIAAVTGKPAIEPIRVYAGLESAPTPEAVAELVVAELDRTHAFERKVLVVVTTTGTGWVDSTTAASIEYMYGGDTAIAATQYSYLPSVLSFLSDRQKATESGRLVIHAVHARWAQLPPESRPKLLVYGESLGSQGSEGAFTGLDDIRTLVDGVLWVGPPNSNRIWSALEQRRDPGTPEILPIYADGLVVRFAATAEDLNRPNAQWISPRIAYLQHASDPIVWWSPDLLFEQPDWLAEPRGADVSKSMRWWPIVTFWQVSADLANAQGVPSGHGHRYGTLVLDGWVAVAQPEGWTNDLADRIRQALDEDIDWEYAHK
- a CDS encoding lysylphosphatidylglycerol synthase transmembrane domain-containing protein: MATATPAAARRALPTVRKALPTLVVTVAVTAAVVWQWEAVAEGIATLLAADPRWLALALLATLALWPTSVLMLRGSIPQETCSRRLFALQLAFPAIGLIPAANLLIRLRFLRREGLSHSAALASITLFGFAAFVVRIPLVLIAVLATPSLMSRTGAQPPWHDLGARTSDTWHGLLENPWRTAAIAVGVLLLGGAVLIAAAVFLYRRFVARGGWRAALTRLREARANAAAAWKSVAATALRPRRAAALWLCALLQPLLMVLALWAVLQAVGAHMPLTDAFVVHLVTVALAPLLPSPNGVATKELTLAAGLTAVAGLAGGVAVAAVLGFRLLTFWSQIPLGIASFAWLSHRRAV
- a CDS encoding PAS and ANTAR domain-containing protein; amino-acid sequence: MTESTEHTAPGDASTRMHEAETRPMVGSFRFWFTNQRWEWSPEVYRMHGYEPGEIEPTTELLLAHKHPDDRNHVAEAIERSVDQGEPFSSRHRFVDVTGREHNVMVVADRIFDAHGKPVGTTGFYVDLSDTFAEAARTTLDAHMPELIEARAVIEQAKGVLMRMYRINAEQAFKVLVWRSQETNTKLKALAQQLITDLSQVPPPPAATVAAFDHILLTAHTRIPAE